From the genome of Polyangium spumosum, one region includes:
- a CDS encoding type VI secretion system Vgr family protein, with the protein MNDVQKFAGATTSKLGAPTLGENARLGFPDLPDVRLSVREFEVEEGISRLFTIRLVCVSPAEDLDLAALVGARAGFELSWRPDRVLRGLCASAELVRVSDDKEGLATYEVVLVPTLWRLSQRVQNRLFQHVTIPEIVRTILGEWKIEHTWRIQEHAYPPLELRTQYGETDLAFVSRLLEEAGISYWFVDEGAEASRLVLGDAPHSGERRAGGPIPFVDDVSLAAPARSDHLTHVRLKEQSRPGRFSTRDYDFLRPRHALFAQADATRAVEHAHEQFHFAPGFGLAENPLLSGRTSQTPVADDLGVARRREEYAQERQKRMLEAASGERRVATYEASVSDLSPGAVFCMGRHPHPELAEDKALLAVRHRMTGTVADTSSWRFEGAAVHASVPFRPPQITPKPRIHGLQTAVVVGPEPSNLAAQVSLPRAVGAVERLAVEGAASADVLVDNTIYVDEHGRVRVQFPWDREHGFDQRSSAWTRVSQGWAGAGYGLFTIPRVGHEVLIAFLDGDPDQPLVVGRVHNAAEPTPYPLPAAKTVSTWKTASSPGGEGANELRFDDAAGAEHVYLQAQKDMDHLVKNDLKQAVGKDATRFVQAHDTHAVGGSRTDFVNLNEARAVGVNKAEFVGMNRTSHVGVDDQTVVGTRWSVTVARGLTNRLVHDLEAIAGNVGDVVRSAATTVLGGIPATPLSVAAESALASLGSALYEGLKSLVEPPNLGFETEPGPPPTTIEVVDRQIKFSTGEASIILDGPNVTISAQGNIVLHAMDHVSVLSEKEVAIGGRSKVAVVSATDDVIVQSSKDLHLNPFASGGGLPKAQRLDPAAPMAIGPEVCAVCGGELVGEDMFRRSCAAMLGALPAGRASSLPTSAGAGGGDGEAFASEARSLQVDLQRHGFKGDIMEHAVDVITRGLDGRSPAYEDVLAWLAEQRHIDRQTHERLRAITPADAAAFSGIYLGWWSQGAEAPAMAVWSWGGAALTPEPIGKCQIDLVIGLPTGARVTFCDRRVLQVFIELMLTGTVRHV; encoded by the coding sequence ATGAACGATGTCCAGAAATTCGCCGGTGCCACGACCTCGAAGCTCGGCGCGCCGACCCTCGGGGAGAACGCACGCCTCGGCTTCCCGGACCTGCCCGATGTGCGGCTCTCGGTCCGCGAATTCGAGGTCGAGGAAGGAATCAGCCGCCTCTTCACGATCCGGCTCGTGTGCGTCTCGCCCGCCGAGGATCTCGACCTCGCCGCGCTCGTCGGGGCGCGCGCCGGCTTCGAGCTCTCCTGGCGCCCCGATCGGGTCCTTCGTGGGCTCTGCGCGTCGGCGGAGCTCGTCCGGGTCTCCGACGACAAGGAGGGCCTCGCCACGTACGAGGTCGTCCTCGTGCCCACGCTCTGGCGGCTCTCGCAGCGCGTCCAGAATCGCCTGTTCCAGCACGTCACGATCCCCGAGATCGTCCGGACGATCCTCGGCGAGTGGAAGATCGAGCATACGTGGCGCATCCAGGAGCACGCGTATCCGCCGCTCGAGCTGCGCACGCAATACGGCGAGACGGACCTCGCCTTCGTGTCGCGCCTGCTCGAGGAGGCGGGGATCTCGTACTGGTTCGTCGACGAGGGCGCAGAGGCGAGCCGCCTCGTCCTGGGAGACGCCCCGCACAGCGGGGAGCGACGCGCCGGCGGGCCCATCCCGTTCGTGGACGACGTCTCGCTCGCGGCGCCCGCCCGGAGCGATCACCTGACGCACGTGCGATTGAAAGAGCAATCGCGCCCCGGGCGATTCTCGACCCGCGATTACGATTTCTTGCGGCCTCGGCACGCGCTCTTCGCGCAGGCGGACGCGACGCGCGCCGTCGAGCACGCGCACGAGCAATTCCATTTCGCCCCGGGCTTCGGCCTCGCGGAGAACCCCCTGCTCTCCGGTCGGACCTCGCAGACGCCCGTCGCCGACGACCTCGGCGTCGCCCGTCGCCGCGAGGAGTACGCGCAGGAGCGCCAGAAGCGCATGCTCGAGGCGGCGAGCGGCGAGCGGCGCGTCGCCACGTACGAGGCGAGCGTCTCGGATCTGTCGCCGGGCGCGGTGTTCTGCATGGGCCGGCACCCGCACCCCGAGCTCGCGGAGGACAAGGCCCTGCTCGCCGTCCGGCACCGCATGACGGGCACGGTCGCGGATACGAGCTCGTGGCGCTTCGAGGGCGCCGCTGTCCACGCGTCCGTCCCCTTCCGGCCGCCACAGATCACGCCGAAGCCGCGGATCCACGGCCTGCAGACCGCGGTCGTCGTGGGCCCGGAGCCCTCGAACCTCGCGGCGCAGGTCTCTCTGCCGCGCGCGGTCGGGGCGGTGGAGAGGCTCGCGGTGGAGGGCGCCGCCTCGGCCGACGTCCTCGTCGACAACACCATTTACGTCGACGAGCACGGCCGCGTCCGCGTGCAGTTTCCCTGGGATCGCGAGCACGGCTTCGACCAGCGGAGCTCGGCGTGGACGCGCGTGAGCCAGGGCTGGGCGGGCGCGGGATATGGCCTGTTCACGATCCCGCGTGTCGGTCACGAGGTCCTCATCGCGTTCCTCGACGGCGACCCGGACCAGCCGCTCGTGGTGGGCCGCGTGCACAACGCGGCCGAGCCCACGCCCTACCCCTTGCCAGCGGCGAAGACGGTGAGCACGTGGAAGACCGCGTCCTCCCCCGGCGGCGAAGGCGCGAACGAGCTCCGCTTCGACGACGCCGCGGGCGCCGAGCATGTCTACCTGCAAGCGCAGAAGGACATGGATCACCTCGTCAAGAACGACCTCAAGCAGGCCGTCGGCAAGGACGCGACGCGGTTCGTCCAGGCCCACGACACACACGCCGTCGGCGGCAGCCGGACCGATTTCGTCAACTTGAACGAGGCGCGCGCCGTCGGGGTGAACAAGGCCGAGTTTGTCGGAATGAACCGTACGAGCCACGTCGGCGTCGACGACCAGACGGTGGTGGGCACGCGCTGGAGCGTGACGGTCGCGCGTGGCTTGACGAACCGGCTCGTCCACGATCTCGAGGCCATCGCGGGCAACGTCGGCGACGTCGTGCGCAGCGCGGCGACGACCGTGCTCGGCGGCATCCCCGCGACGCCGCTCTCGGTCGCGGCGGAGTCGGCGCTCGCGAGCCTCGGGAGCGCGCTTTACGAAGGGCTGAAATCACTCGTCGAGCCGCCGAACCTCGGCTTCGAGACCGAACCCGGCCCGCCGCCCACGACGATCGAGGTGGTGGACCGGCAGATCAAATTCTCGACGGGCGAGGCGTCGATCATCCTCGACGGGCCCAACGTGACGATCAGCGCGCAGGGCAACATCGTGCTCCACGCGATGGATCACGTCTCGGTGCTGAGCGAAAAAGAGGTCGCGATCGGCGGGCGGAGCAAGGTCGCCGTCGTCTCGGCGACGGACGACGTGATCGTGCAATCGAGCAAGGACCTGCACCTGAACCCCTTCGCCTCGGGCGGCGGCCTCCCGAAGGCGCAGCGCCTCGATCCAGCGGCGCCCATGGCGATCGGGCCCGAGGTCTGCGCGGTGTGCGGCGGCGAGCTCGTCGGCGAGGACATGTTCCGCCGCTCCTGCGCCGCGATGCTGGGCGCGCTCCCCGCGGGTCGCGCCTCGAGCCTGCCCACCTCCGCGGGCGCGGGCGGAGGAGATGGCGAGGCCTTCGCGAGCGAAGCGCGGAGCCTCCAGGTCGATCTGCAGCGCCACGGCTTCAAGGGCGACATCATGGAGCACGCGGTGGACGTCATCACGCGTGGCCTCGATGGCAGGTCGCCGGCCTACGAAGACGTGCTCGCCTGGCTCGCCGAGCAGCGCCACATCGACCGGCAGACGCACGAGCGCCTTCGCGCGATCACCCCGGCGGACGCGGCAGCGTTCAGCGGGATCTACCTTGGATGGTGGTCGCAAGGAGCCGAAGCGCCGGCGATGGCTGTGTGGTCGTGGGGCGGCGCAGCGTTGACGCCGGAGCCGATCGGCAAATGCCAGATCGATCTCGTCATCGGCCTCCCCACGGGAGCGCGGGTCACGTTCTGCGATCGAAGGGTGCTCCAGGTTTTCATCGAGCTCATGCTGACCGGGACGGTGCGACATGTCTGA